TTTCTTATGGAGATCAAAGGGAAGAAGATAACATTTTGGTTGTATGCTGTCAAAATTAATCTCATCCTTTCAAATATTCCAGGGCATCACCTTTTACCTTCTTTCAGAAAACTAACACAACCTTTGCTGCCATTAATGGTCCAGATGCTGGCATTACTAGCacctaatggcgcttttgcattagtaccgccttagcccggctcggctcgtcgcggctcgtcgcggctcgtcgcggctctacccgtttgtccccgtttgtttttccacagccaggggagaagtgggggggtttgggtgaagctgctgtgacgtactcgattgcgcaacacctttgttcgtgtcggcgctgttcagaaatcagctggagccgcgagcggctgagagtaaaacagcccgtctacatcccttttttaattctctcgtcagcccccaggtttatgaacatctgcacctcagagttggatcaccaaacagacgtttgcgctgtataataaaaatcgctgcgagccgcgggtcgctctcgcgctgactcccgcttcctgattcaaacgtttgacggccccgccccccgaccaatcagtggcgtggagggtggtgacgtcagaaatagtccctgctcagccctgattagaacctcggcagaatggttacagaaagagtatcggcttggagaggctctacccgtctcagcccctagtgcaaaagcgcaaaacggggccgtggcgggtagaaccgagttaaggcggtactaatgcaaaagcgccataagtgacGAGGAGCAGTGTCCTTGGGTACTTGGACCCTCAAATCCACTGCTCTGCTTAAAAGGAGGATCAACATACTCTGTTTCTTACAGATGCCGGAGAAGAAGACCCGGTTTTGTTGTACGTCTTGTGCGatgacaataaaatttgaaTCTGAATGTGAAACTAACGGCCCAagcaactttttcctcaaacacaatatttgttaaaaaagccTCTTTAAAACAGTTGAACAGTAGTAAGTGCAAGTCCTGAGAAATGATTGTTTTCATTATGAGAATGGACCTCGGCGATACCTACAAGGTGTTGAAAAGctgaaaatcctttttttttcttttttgatcacATTCATATATGCAAATGCATAGCAGAACCTAAAActgcagaagagaaaagaaaattaacacAACGGTCTCTCATGTTTTTTGGTGTAAGGCCTCGTGAGCAGCTTTTCATTTGGCAACTTAGGTGCCATCTAATAATCTTTCCTTAAATTTTCAGTAATACATCCTGCAGTTTACAGGACCTCACTGATCTCTCTACTTTGTTCGCCACTGTATCACCAATTTCCTTCGAACAGTCCCTAATCATTTTTACAACTATGTGCATTAGGAAAAGATATCTTTGCTCTGTCCAGTGGAAGATTCCTCAACAAGCGCTAGGAAAAAGCAGCGGGTCATCTTATTGCATGTGGCTGTATCGCACGAGGGGTAACAGTTAAGCGTCTGTCAAACCACTGAAAGCTGAAAATCAGCACTTTCTCGGAGCCTCATTAGGCTGTCAACGTTCCCgactttctgtttctgtttctgcagcGGGAAGTGATTCTGTTTCCAGCAAATGCAGCAGGATTCAGCTACGGTCTGATCTTCTCCAGCGCGTTGACATTGTGAGAGAGATGAGATGATACACCTGCGCTGCAGTCCTGGTGCAGCCTGAACTACACCGGTGCGTGTGAGAGGAATTGCACTCGTGTGCAAGAGTGTGCAAGTGGGCCTGATGATAATGCTAACACTTGCACTTTCCTCCGCTCCAGCGCACTGATGCTCATCACCACGGCACCGGCAGCTAGCAGGGAGGACGCACGGAGGGATCAGCAGAAAACACTTGACTTCCTCAAGCTCACGTTGATGGCATGCATCTCAATATGCAGCGCTGCAACGCCTGCACTGTACGCCCCCCGAGTGTGCTTAAACCGGTCTAATATGTCCAATTAAGAGTTTTTCAAATGGTTTAAAAATACACTTGTACAGATGTGAAGTCTCCTATCAGGGACCCGTAAGGTGCTGATGGCTTGTTAGCCCAGGATAGAAGCGAGAGCACACTCTAAAGATGGCAAGACGAAGGATCATATGCGCACTAGCAGATCactcccctcccccccactaAGTGCTGCAAAGATGCGAGGGTATGCATGTGTACGCGAGGATCTGGGCTTCAGATGATGTGAGGGGGAACTGTGTACGTGTGTGAGTGGAGGCAGTTCTTGCAGTAAATGatggctgcagatgaagaggggCAGGAGGACAGGAAATGGACCAGACGGTGGTAAAGGTGTATCCTCAGCTGGCCCTCCAACAGTTTCCACACacgagagaagaagaggaggacagTGGTTCATGGAGTGATAATACTAAACATGGCCAGATCTGGTTTGTGggaatgttttatataaactatGTAAAGATTACAGATCTGATGATGTTAAATCCACTGGGGATTTAGATCTccttggttaaaaaaaacaacttttttttttttttttttttttactaagctGGAGGGCAGGCGATGCTGTCAGAGTGTTCGCCCGGTGGGGAGATTGTCGGCCTGGAGTGATGGGGGTGGGGGCAGGGGGGCGTGGTTTTTCCAGGAACCTCCCAGGACAGGAAAATGTGCTTCTCTTCACATGTGCCAGGCTTATGAGGTCCGACAGCAGAGAGCACCACGCACTCCTCTGTCACCGTACTGCCAAAGCTCCTCGTGTACAATCGCATATGTACACACACTTGACTGCACACAAACATATATGAGGATCACTTGCTCTCTCAAggccacgcacacacacacacacacacacacacacacacacacactattccTCCCCTTTTTTCTGAACCTGGACCAGCCAGAAGCGAGAACAATCCTCCATGGCTGTGACCCTGAATCTAACATTGAGAGACCGAGGGCACGGGGAGTCGGAGGGGTCCATAAAAATGGGACGAGTCATCTctgtagaaaaataaaggaaTTTCCAGAGGCTGAATAATTGTCTTTGGCACTTCTGAAAACACAGCAGATAGAAAGAAACCGACACTATAGCGTATAAAAGGCCAAACTGAAAGGAAAGAGGAGAATCTTTGCTCTCCGTGTTCAACCACATATGAGCCGCGCCATGCTGGGGTGGATCTGAGCCTGAACGGGCCCGTACTCCACCATCTCTCCGTCCACCGTGATCATGCCCTGTGGGGACGTGGGCTCCAGCCGCAGGGCCTTCACCTTCTCGTACACCAGGTGGGGGCAGCCGCACGCCAAGTGGGCGCCCCGCTCCATGGCCAGGAAGAGGCGCAGGAGGGCGGGCCGGGAGATTCCCGCCGTCACGTAGAACAGATGGATCAAGCCGTCGTCGGCCATGGCACCCGGCACCGTCCACAGGTCCTCCGCCAGGTGGGACTGGTAAATAGCCAACACCAGGACAAAGTCCTCCTCTTTCACCACCGTCCAGCCCTCCGGAACCGGCTGGTCCAGGTCGGGGAGCAGAGAGTCCGCCGCGGCCGCCGTCTCGTTGTCGTTCTGCGTCTCAGGTCTCTTGTTGGTTATGGCACTGCTGGAGGAGTTGGCGATAGTGTTGCGGTTGGAGTTCGTACCGATGCCACCGTGGCGAGAGCTCTGCTTGGGCGAATTTTTAGGGATGAGCTGGCAGGGGAGGGAAGAGCAGAGCGAGGGGTGCTGAGGCGTGGAGGGCGGGTGGTTGGCGTTTGTGCTTCCTCTCGGAGGTTTGGGTGCTTCCTTCACAGGGAGATAAGCCAACCTGCCCTGGTACACTCTGAGAGAGGCCAGGCGCACCAGGGTGCCCATCAGGAAGCGGATAGCTCCCACATGGCGGTACTTCTCACTCTCGATATCGACATCTGCCACAAAGCCCCAGGCCAGGGAGAGGAAGGAGAAGAGGCGCTGTTTGGAGGCCAAGCGGATGGACACCAGGTCCAGAGAACCAACCAGACCTTTGCACAGCATGAAGCCAcagctcagcagcagctcctcgtTCCATGCTGGAGGAGACCTAAGTATAGCACAACACAACGCCATGTCAGTGTTAGtgagcaataaaacaaaaaaatactatttGATTTGTTCCATCTagcttttttttaacagctgAGAAAAAGAAGAGCAGATAAATCAACTTGGTCCATGATTTGGTCGTTTGTCTCCACGGATGCAAACAAGAATTTTAAGGTGGATTTAACACCAAACGTTCTTAAATCTACATGCACATTTTATTCCCAGGTGCTTAACCTGCACTGACGACACTGCACTGGAATACTGAAGTCATACATTAGTGAAGATCGCGTGACTTATCATGATCCTGCTTGTAAATGTCAAAGTTGAGTCAAAAACATCCCAACACGGCCGGTGGGAAGGCGGGGTCAGATTTGTGTTGCTGATGAATGCACAATTGTTTGTCGTAGAGTGCTGCACATCTGTAACATCTGAGGAACCAGTATGTGTTGTAGTTATAGCAAACCTATGGACAAGTTAATGGGAGGATGTTTaaagttaaaccattaaaaATGCTTGTAGGGAgagaatggagagagagagagaagggcaAAAAGAAATGCTCACATGTTAAACAAACCCCATTACCTTTGCTGTATAGATATTTGCTACAAAACTAGTACAAGTACAAAACTAATGCCTGAAATTGCAAATATAAGGAAATATTTATGGTGAATAGCCACTAAAACTGGCCGTTCTGAACAGAACTGTAAAGACATGGTTGAGAAGGATACTTTTGTACTGTATCGCTGcagtattttgaccaaaacaaTGTGAAATGTGCAGCCATTTCACGAAGACCTCTGACTTTTCTGCATGTTTGACTGACTCTAAATCTAGGGGTTGGACTCCCAGTGGAGAGAAATGTGTCTCATATAACAACTAAGATATTTTAGAGGCACATATTATACACAATAAGCGTGAATTAGAGCGAATGGGCAATCTTCATGAGGTGACAAGCAGCTGTAAAGCTAACCTGAAAGCTTGTAAATGGCTTTAAAGGGACGAAAGGAGGCTACGTCTGACAATCCTGTGTGATTCTCCACACATGGCCCCGTCCTCACCAACCTGAGGAAGGCTAATATGGACGCCTTCAGATCATATGGCTCACCGAGTTCATACTGTGTCATCCAGAAGCCCAACAGCTTGAAAGCCAGAGGTTGTCGTGGTATTTTGGCAGAGCAGTACCACTTTTTTTGATGCCGCGCCAACGACCAACCAGCAGATGGAAGTGACACCATGGACATATGCCGGATTAACAAGTTCCTCAGCTGCTCTCAGGACTGAAATCAGTCATAATACTGAGTTTCTGAACCTGTTACATCACTCCTTTAAGAGTTTAAGCTACCTGAACTGACCTCTTGCTCTACAGCAAATCTGTCTCAGTCCCTGCTATCTGCTGAGTCAGCCTCCAGCGTAATTACACAGGAAGAAGATGA
This window of the Cololabis saira isolate AMF1-May2022 chromosome 21, fColSai1.1, whole genome shotgun sequence genome carries:
- the LOC133421817 gene encoding sphingosine kinase 1-like; its protein translation is MERGVSDPERNGFPGVLLYGEFADPLNERLRYSVSLTESALSVRRISASPDRTNKAVFHLSDCVGCRAHRAQDGADVGAYFTAYFYPLKRRWMSAGVTRQRVEQCFRVAPGQDPLVNLREAERWAHAVRDAAELQAPRREGVTYTELRRPCRTMILVNPHSGRGQALQLFTGHIQGMLKEASVPYKLFITEHQNHARELVRKADLSQWDALVIMSGDGLLFEVINGLMEREDWQEAIQIPLGILPGGSGNALAASVHHYSKSPPAWNEELLLSCGFMLCKGLVGSLDLVSIRLASKQRLFSFLSLAWGFVADVDIESEKYRHVGAIRFLMGTLVRLASLRVYQGRLAYLPVKEAPKPPRGSTNANHPPSTPQHPSLCSSLPCQLIPKNSPKQSSRHGGIGTNSNRNTIANSSSSAITNKRPETQNDNETAAAADSLLPDLDQPVPEGWTVVKEEDFVLVLAIYQSHLAEDLWTVPGAMADDGLIHLFYVTAGISRPALLRLFLAMERGAHLACGCPHLVYEKVKALRLEPTSPQGMITVDGEMVEYGPVQAQIHPSMARLICG